In the Phytoactinopolyspora mesophila genome, GTCGGACGCGAACAGCCCTTCGAGCAGGCCGCCGCCGCCGATCTCGACCGCGGGGGTGAGATCGTCGTCGCGCAGCCGCATCATGAACTCGAGAGCCTCGACCACCTCGGGCGAGTTCGCCGTAGGCTGCTCCCACCGCCAACCGCCTCCCCGGTTCTCCGCGGCCGGGTCGTCGGCGTAGAACCGGTCCCAGAGCCACTCACCACCAGGCGCGCGTTCTTCGGTGAAGAGGTTGCCGTCGTTGACGAATATCCACGGCATCCAGGAACCCCACAAGCGGTTGGTCCAGCCGTAGCCGTATTTCCCGGTGGCGCCCTTGATCTCGCGGGCATAGTGCTCGAATTCGTCGACGTCCCAATCAGGCGCGGGCATCTGCAAGCCGGCCTCTTCAACGAGGCTGGCATTGAGGTACATGTTCGCCGCGTTGAAGTCGTCCGGCAGCTGGTACAGCGAGCCCTCGTACATCATCGCCTCAACCAGGGCCGGGTGGACGTCGGCGAAGTACTCCTCGAGCTCCTCGGCGTCGCGCTGGACGAACTCGTCGAGCGGCTGTGCCAGCCCTTGCCCGGCAAACAGTTGCGTGCCTTCGGTGGCGACGTTGATCAGGTCCGGCGGGTTCCCTGCGGCGACCTCAGTCAGGATCTTGCTGAAGTAGTCTTCCCAGTCGGTGCCGTTAATCGGCACGAACTCGATCTTGATGTCCGGGTACTCCTCGTTGAAGCTCTGGACGCGCGGATCATCGATCGCGTCATTGGCCGTGAACATCGCGATCCGAAGCGTCCCGCTCTGCCCGTCCCCGGCGGTCGCGCCGCCGTTGTCGTCGCCGCCACAGGCGGCCGCGATTAGGCCGATAGTGAGAACCCCGACGCTGAGTTGGAACGCACGGCGACGCGCGAACGGACGTGGCCTACGGGTGGCTGGATGAGTCATGGCGTTGTCTCCTGTCTTGCCGGTGCCGACCGGCAACGGGCTGATGCCGAGACCATGCACAGAATCGACTCACTTACAGTGCAGAATCGATTCTGCAGTGAACCGGACCCTAGCCCGCGATGTCGGGCGCGTCAAGACCGTGTTAGCCGTGCGTTACGCGGCCACAGCAGGGAGCAAGGTGGCAAGCCTGCTTGTCAACGGCCGGAAGGATCAGCCTCGGGAGTAGTCCGATGGCGGCGCGACAGATTGGCGGACGACGAGCGGACATGGCATGAGATGCTGCACCGGTTCCAGATCCGGATCCTCGATGTGGCGAAGAAGCTGCTCGAGAGCCCAATGGCCCATGGCCTCGTGCGGGAGCTGCATCGTGGTGAGGCCAGGGCTGATCCACTCCGTCAGCAGCTCAAGGTTGTCGAAGCCGACGATCGACACGTCGTCGGGAACACGGAGACCGAGCGTTTCCGCCGCGTCGTACGCGGCCGTGGCTGGCCGGTCACTGAAGCAGAACAACCCGGTGGGCCGGTCGGTCCGGTCGAGCAGATGTCGCGCGCTCGCCGTGGCCGTGATGCGATCTTCGGGAACCGTGATCTCGACCAGGCTGGGATCGAACGGGATCCCGGCGTCGGCCAGCGCCCTGCGATAGCCCTCGAGGCGGAGGAGCGTGGCCGGGATGTCGGCGACGTTCTGCAGGTATCCGATCCGCCGGTGACCTGCCTCGATGAGCTGCGAGACTGCGTCGTAGGCGCCCGTGATCTCGTCGGGCACCACGCTGCTGAGGCTCCCCCGAGGATCGCGGGCGTCGAGCATGACGGTGGGGGAATCGGCGAGCTCCGCGGGTGGCTCCTTGACTTGATGGTACGTGGTGGCGTATAAAAAGCCGTCGACCTGTCGCTGGCGGAGGTCCCCGATCGCGCGTCGCGCCCGCTCCTCATCCGCCATCGTCTCCAGCACCACCAGCATGAAGCCGGCCTTCCAGGCTGCTTCGTGTGCTCCCCTGATCATGGCGCCAGCGAACGGCTCCGACGCGATGTCGTCAGAGATCAGGCCGATCGTCAGCGACCTCTGCAGGCGAAGCCCGCGGGCCAGGCTGTTCGCCCGGTATTCGAGTTCGGCGGCCGCCTGCTCCACGCGGCGCTGTGTCTCCTCCGGGATACGGTCGGGCTTGCCGTTGAGAACAACCGATGCGGTGGTGCGCGAGACACCGGCTCGGCGTGCCACGTCGGCCAGCCGGACCCGCGTCGGCTTAGGCATGTGCGAGACCCCCTTCTCGCGCTCAAGTCTACGTGGTGGCCAACAGGCGGGATCCGAGACGGCAATAAGGGTGCGAGGGTTTCCGCCACTGCTTCGGCCATGTCCACGCCACATCGATTACATCAATTGGCCTCGATCGGCCACGTCCGCGATTGCCTGGTCCGGTCATCGGCTGCCTCCTCGGCGGGACTTCTGTAAGGGGGCGAGGACGGAAGGTGCCGGAACGCCATAGGAATTGCCTATGGCGCCTGTTGACATT is a window encoding:
- a CDS encoding ABC transporter substrate-binding protein codes for the protein MTHPATRRPRPFARRRAFQLSVGVLTIGLIAAACGGDDNGGATAGDGQSGTLRIAMFTANDAIDDPRVQSFNEEYPDIKIEFVPINGTDWEDYFSKILTEVAAGNPPDLINVATEGTQLFAGQGLAQPLDEFVQRDAEELEEYFADVHPALVEAMMYEGSLYQLPDDFNAANMYLNASLVEEAGLQMPAPDWDVDEFEHYAREIKGATGKYGYGWTNRLWGSWMPWIFVNDGNLFTEERAPGGEWLWDRFYADDPAAENRGGGWRWEQPTANSPEVVEALEFMMRLRDDDLTPAVEIGGGGLLEGLFASDELGMTPAGGFWAGGLAEAGLEPDDFDVQLFPAWQSQRHQFGTAGFAIAADTANPEAAWAWMKHTAKREVMELRPEFEGNVTTPVRRSMVTDERYASTGPSNSAIFYATLDDHPDTAPIPAPPVANPMTEAFVRWTQQAMNGEKTPQEAMDSLQLELEQIVADYGDQY
- a CDS encoding LacI family DNA-binding transcriptional regulator, which gives rise to MPKPTRVRLADVARRAGVSRTTASVVLNGKPDRIPEETQRRVEQAAAELEYRANSLARGLRLQRSLTIGLISDDIASEPFAGAMIRGAHEAAWKAGFMLVVLETMADEERARRAIGDLRQRQVDGFLYATTYHQVKEPPAELADSPTVMLDARDPRGSLSSVVPDEITGAYDAVSQLIEAGHRRIGYLQNVADIPATLLRLEGYRRALADAGIPFDPSLVEITVPEDRITATASARHLLDRTDRPTGLFCFSDRPATAAYDAAETLGLRVPDDVSIVGFDNLELLTEWISPGLTTMQLPHEAMGHWALEQLLRHIEDPDLEPVQHLMPCPLVVRQSVAPPSDYSRG